Below is a window of Ahaetulla prasina isolate Xishuangbanna chromosome 1, ASM2864084v1, whole genome shotgun sequence DNA.
ctccctccccccgctcaagcaggagactctaccatttctgacaaatggcagtccaatcttttcttgaaagtctcaaatgatgaagctcccacaatttccaaaggcaatctgttccattggttgattgttctcactgtcaaaaagttcctcctcatttctaggttgaatctctcttagtcagtttccatccattattccatgtttggccttcaggtgctttggaaaacagtctctcctctctgtggcagcccctcaaatattggaacattgctatcatgtcttccctggtccttctcttcactagacttgccatgcccagttcatgtaaccgtttttcatatgttttagtctccagtcccctaatcattctctgtactttttctagagtctcaacatcttttttatagtgtgatgaccaaaactggatgcagtactttaGGTGTGGATTTACTAGGGCTTTATTAGTACCTCGCTTGATATTGATTGCATCCCACtggtaatgcaatttaggattgcattggcttttttagctgctgctgcacactgctggctcatatttagctgattgtccattaagattccaagatccctctcacaatcattgctattaagcctggtttcccccagtttatatgtgtgcttttggtttttcttacctaagtgtaagactttacttttctctacattgaatttcattttgttagataaggcccagtgttcaagtctgtcaagatccatctggatcttaagcctatcttctagggtgttagctatctTTTTTATAGTTGTATATCAATACACGTATTagtcttcttggctgagaaggcaATTAAGACTATATACATATGTACCCTTAATGACTCCCATTTACTGTATTTCTGCTATGATTGCTTGTCTTCCTGTTTTTATTAAGATGAGACTTCCTTCTAAGCCTCATGTCACAAATTTTACTTGAAACAGGATTCTTATTCTTCAGCAAACATCCGCTCTCTTTTCATGCTTATACAACAAAAATAGTCAGCTTTGTAACTGAGCAAAGTTCTAATGAAAGGGTGTGCATGGAAGAGGCAGAATACTTTATTTCACATTCAAAATGAACCATTGCATTCCAGAACTTCTGGCTGACTATTCTAAATCAGCTGCAGttcaacagaaacaaaactaggGATACTTTTGTTGTTCTGTGTTTGGGCAGAAAAAAATCCGGAGAGATTTGGGAATGACTTTAGGGTTGAGTAGAGCAAAGCTGGTACCACCAGTATGTACACATACCATCAGCAAAACCCCTCAGGTTTGACTTTCTTCCACTGTTAACATCCTTCATAACTACTACTGTCTGCAAGAACAGCATTTCAAAACCCTtcagggtttttctttcttccactttTACTTCTTTCATAACCACTTCTGTCAGCAAGAATGGCATTTCAGTCCCGACTTAAAACAGAAGCGCCCAGTGTTGTTCGATATACAGACCAAAATATTTGAAACAAGTATATTTAAAGGCTACTAAATCAACTGTTCCATGCATGAAACTCTTCATGGAGCAGTTCGTTTATCCCTTATAGTCTCTGTTTGCTTTGGGTCTGAAGGTCTGAACAATTGCTGGAATGGAATGGTAATCCTATAAGACAATCTATTTAAGCAAGTGAAGCATTTTCTTActgaaacaatatttattttaattcgtGTTATGAAACTTTTATGCTATATTGCTCTCTAATATGGGTGTGTTGAAAACAGGTCTGTGATTTATGTTGCTTATGCTTTAAAAGATTGAGTCAGTAACTAGTAAAACAaccaataacaaaatacaaataaagtCAGTCTGAATCACAAACACAACTGGTGCTAAAAAAGTTCTTTGTGTAAAAATTATGTTCACATTTTCATTGCTTTCTGATGCCTGTTGTGCTAgctttctcctcttcccttttcctctagtctcttttcagttttttcttcttcatattcaTGTCATCAGCTTGGTTtttctttcattgtttattttgtttcatgACTATATGAAAACACTATAGCTTAGTCAATTTATTTGTGATGATGTTTGGGCTACAATAAAATCCTGATTCTCTGGTCCTTCATTCAATAGATTTGAATGTAATGGACAAAATATTACTCTTGGGAGTCAtgctgaaacaaagaaaaaaactctGTCGTTTGCAAATGTCCCAGGCAATTTAAATATGTATGCTATTTATGTCAGCTTATATCATTAGTGTAGTTGcattactatattcttatttcaTGTGCATCAATTTATGTACTTTGCATAACTGTCTAAATTACTGTAGTGACAACAGTTTAATTTAAGAGATATTTGGCTATGGTAATGGACAGCCTCCCCCTATGTTCTCTGCATTTGAGTAATAAAATCAAGGGCATAAGTATAGGATGTACTGCACCATACTAGATATATCATACTAGATATAATATGTGAAATAGGGCTCTCAGTATCTTAATAAATTACAAGATGAACAAGAGCCAATTCCTGAAGTAAGAAAACCGGCATACACTTCTTCAAAAGAAAGTACAGGATCTTAAATTAGCCTTTATAATAATCAATCCAAGAGAGAGTGGCTTTGATTTTGTGAGCCGAATGATTCAATGATTTTGTATGTTTTCTATTTGTTGTTTTCATGTCAATTTCTTTTACATTAAGAGTGGATTTATTTTTCAATGAGTTGCTTTTTAGTCTACATTGATCTTGATGATTAAATATCTAAGGTTCTTAGGAATGAACCAGCAtacaaatacagtaaataaataaaacttagaaGTCTGTTGGAAACCAATGCAACACTGCAAAATAGGTGTTAGATTGCCAAATGAGTTAGCACCCATCAGCTTGCAGTCTACATCTGCAGTAGTTTTCAAGAGCAACCCCAAATATGGCACATTTGCAATAATCTAGTGTGGAGATAACGAGGACATGAGTCACATCCTTCTGGTTAGAAAAGAATGAAATTAGTATACTAGTCAAAGATGTATAAAGGCACCCCAGCTATGGTTTCCATGTGTTGAAGTAGATGAAGATGTAAGTCCCACTCAAGGTGTCAGCATAGAATGGGTTTgacatgaaattattttttttaaaaaaacctgacttATCTGTATAATGTACCTTAACATACATATAGAATCtgtaactattcattttcttggaaatatataatagaatagattttCCCAGCCTGGACTTCTTCAAATGCTGGTTGAGAACTATAGGAATGCATGATCTCAGTACTGAAAAAGAATGCCATACATAATTATCTGTTCAGTATCTCTTATTCTGGCTTTGTTTCCACTGTGGCTACAGCAGGAAAAAAGATAATAGCATACTTCTATGTAATTGTCTCTGGGAGGTGGATAGGGAGGAAATTGCTGTCATGTGAATTACACAAGATTGAGGGAAAACGGAAATAATGCTGCTTGACTTATCAGAATTAGagtattttagtttttattacaGCTGTTAAAAGACTGGTATTTATGTAATCTCTTAAAGTAATAAGCATTTGGGAAAAGATCTGCGAAGCAATCATTTTATAGTCTTTATTTTCTTGCACTGACACAATTTGCCACACATGGTCACTTGGTCTTATTTTATGAAGCCAAGAAAGCAGCTATACAGGTAGGAAACCTAATTCATAAACCTGAACATTTGAGTATTTATTTTATGCATTAATAAGGATAAAAGTCATTTGTTCCCTGGTCTACAGTATTCAGAAACAAATTGAATGCTGTGGTTAAAAACATTTCCtcccctgtctatttatttcaaataaaaagtGGAAAAGGATGTAAGACATTAGGAGTTCGCTTATTATTTAGGTGAACAGGAAAGGGAAGAGACACTGATGATGAATTTGGTGATgcagataaaaatgaaaaaagtcaGATACAAAGTCATTAATCTGACTACTAATTTAGCAGAAAAGCCTTTAAATTTAGGGTTTGTGGAAATCTATAATTCAGGGTaggttcatttatttatatcctagcTTTTCCTTAGAAGAATAGACCTTAATGCTTTGTTCtcagtttgtttttaatattgttttattatattttgcatTGAAATTAGGTACCTGTTGGAGCAAGATTTTCCAGGGATGCGAATTGGCCCCGAACCAACTACAGATTCTTTTATTGCTGTCATGTATGGAGATACTGAAGGGAGCACTCCAGGAAATGCTCTTGTGGTGGATCCCAAAAAGCCATTCCGCAAACTCAGCCGTTTTGGAAATGCATTCTTGAATAGGTAAGGAAAGGCTGTGCACTAATTTATGCATATAATCTAATAACATTTTGTGCTGCTGAATAACCAAACTTCTGTGTGCCATTTCTAGTCTCTGTCTTCCAACCAGCATGACATATATAGATACAGACATTTCAAAAAGAGTCATAAATTCCTGTTTTATAGGCTCATATAAATAGCTATATATAATTGTGTAACAAATGTAGACCAGTAACATTTTAAGCAAAAGCTAATAAAATTAATGATAACTTAGAATAATGGAATTTTATGCCATTTTTTTTACCATCTTCAAGATTCATATAAGGGGAGCTAAACTATAAAAAAGCAAGAAGTTAGGAGGCAGACTTAGATATAGTAGTGTTTTTCAGGTTGTAGGATATAATCTGCATATTTTGAAAGAGGTTTTTTTAGCCTTTTTAAAGGGACAAAAAGCTATTGGATTAGGATTGGAGAAATCCAGGTTCAAGTCCATATTTTCACTCATGGAAATACTTCGATAACTTTTTATCAAAAGcaaactttttttgaaaaaaaaacaacccaaaacagCTACTGAAGGAATAAAGCACTGTGTGAGCTACAGATTTATATAAGGTGGTTTTTCACATAATTCTCATTCCTAAAATTAGAGCCACTCTTCGCCACACTCTCCAAAATCCACAAGCTCCAATTCTGCTCtcgtaaaaagaataaaaaactggTAAATTCTTCTTTGCCTTGCTTCATCAGTATTCTGGTGTTCAGGTTCAATTCTTCCAGTTTTTCTTGCCTTGAACTTAAAGAGACTAAATCCCTGTTCTGCCTCTGTGGCTTTAGTAaaatggaagggaagaagggacaaAAATATATTTGGTTCTGTAAATGTACATAAAAAGTCCCTTTCCAGTTgttgttttcatttaattttttcatattcatgactgtgtgtgtgtgtgtgtgtgtgtgattaacaCACCAAGCTCcgcatttaattgattttaacatTTGCATCATAATATCTGTGTggctattttaatgttttttatttttttgtatgtaTGCAAatgttaaaatcaattaaaatccaCGCAGAGCAATCACTGGGAAAGCTCAGCCATTCAAGAACAGTACAGCCATTTTATGGGCTCTACACAATTCTGTGATCCCCCCAGGCCAGAGAGCAAAGCCAGGTTAGTTTTGTGAGTTTTTTCattcttaaaactttttttcctctgaaaagaACTTTAATTGGCTTTTGTCCTAATGTAACACAATCAAAATATTGTTCCCTAATATTTATCagcccagattttttaaaaaaatgcttattaTATTTCATTGGTAGCCCAACAAGAATTGTGGGATAATGCAGTGAGCTATGTTTCTGCAGCCTTAAAAAGGCAAACTGCTACAAATAATTCTAGTTTAGAATCCAAAGAACTTATTTATACACTACTGAAAAATCGCTTTATCTCTTTTCTTATTGCCCAAAATCACTCACAACAGCTTAAGTGTATTACAGTGCTATCTCTATACATAACTGCAGTTCTTGTTTTTCATGTAAAACCTGTCACTACTACATTCTTGGCATCCAGAAAATGTAAAACACAGTGTGATTGTTTAATTGGTATAAAGGACACAGTCTTATAAACTTGTCTTTTTTTAGCCACCCAATAAGTGCACAAGGAGGACAATATGaattatctttaaaataaaatttaattgcgTTATTCCTTATTTGATTTTGTAAAGCTCTTTTTTGTAGCCTAGTAAAaaaagattgcagaaaatatttttaaaatcttaagaaTCATTCCAAATGGAAAAAAGCTGTCATATccaaaatacagtatattctattctgctttttactatattttaatatattgtacATCATCTAGATTACATGGCATAGTTTACAATATTGTTATGAATTGGTATAGCTTAACagtattgttaaataaataaaataattaggaagGAAGACATAATATGTCCATCACTAttcattttaatagtttttattaattagGTCACTTAAGTTTATACCAGCATATCAATAAATCTTGCATAGTATTTGGCTTAGAATCTGTCCATAGTCACGTGTAGCCTGCAATTTTTCaattacatttcttttctttaaagatgGGAACAGTCCTTTagtttcttctgtttttcttatCATACATTCTTCTACAATGTAATGTTTCCCAATTGTATTAAGCAACGTTACTATCATTCCTAGATAAACTAGCTAATAACTCTATAATATTGGTGTTATAATCCAGTGCAAATCGTTAGAGAAGACTAATTCtggatatgaaaaataaaatttagagatTCTTTATCCTTCTGTCGGTATTTATCCATCTGAGGTTAATAGCAATAAGCCACCGAGTGGTAAGATGGGTGGTCAATAAAATTgagtaagtaagaaagaaaataataaaataaaataaaataaaataatgcatctTTTAATAAGTTTCCATGTACAATAGCTATCATTGTGGTAGGGGCATCTACAATTGGATTTGTTGAGAGTTTGAAACAACTTTGATCTCCTTTGGGGAATTGTATCTGATAGATATCTGGACTCTTCCCTCTTCTCAGCTACTAATCCACTTCCTTCTATGGAGAGAGTTCTTGAAGAAAGATGGTGATAGACAGGCAAAgggtacacaataaatttgatTGGCTTCCTTCTTTATCCTCAATGTTACACACTGAAATATcccagaaattatttttttattttaaaatgttatacgtgtgtgtgtgtgtgtgtatgtatgtatgtgtatatgtatgtatatatgtgtgtgtatatagagcaagagagagagagagagagagatgaatgaaataaaaacaatatttatatttttggatactttaaagaaaaaactCCAGCAATAAAATAATGCagtgttttttgttttatgaTGAGAAGATGGATCATTGAATATGTAACTTGTTGAATGGAAGTTAGGATCATGCATGTTGACTAGGGGTGGACATATGGATGTGATAAGAGCCCTACATGTGAATCACCATATTCACATACAGTTTCTCCATGAAAAGCAGGATCCTGGTCTAAGTAGAATTTCCTCTCTTACAGGGAGACATATTTATGCTCTCCAAATGTGCAAGAGTCTTAAAGTTGGAATCATTTTATATATAGAAACTGGACAAAACGAACCACCACCTTTCATGCTTTGGTTGAGGGCGTCTCTCACTTATAGTTTAAATACAGGAAAAGGCTTTTCCCAAGTATTCTGTAATCAAAGTTTTCCCTTTTCCATGTAGGTTCATGTGTGCTCAATTACCCAATCAGGTTCTGAAGAGCATCAGCATCATAGATAGCCCTGGTATTCTTTCAGGAGAGAAACAACGCATCAGTAGAGGTGAGTTTCCTCTTttttatatgaaaatatatgCCCTCTTTCTTTGGCAGCAGGCATTTACCACAGACCGAATAAAAGAATAGATttaggattattttaaaaaaataataataattcaaataatAGAAGAGACATTGAACAAACAAAGCCCAGTTTATCCAGTCATGTTCCTAAATGTTCCTTCAGTAAGGTTTGGAGTTAGCTCTGATTTCTGTCTCTTATAGAGGAAAATCATCTAACTTAGATACACAATTGTGGGATCCACTGTATATGTGGGTATTCTCCGTATTCTTGACAACCTGTGTAATTCTACATTTTTATTATGACTAACATTTGCTTTAGGTTCACGTTCTGAAACATAAAACTGTGAACAGTCCTTTTGAACAGTCCTAACCCTTTCCTTCATGAAAGTTATTTGCAGTGCAGAGTGAAGCTGAACTGGCTGCTAGTGTAGCATTTGAAATTACCCATTCAAGCATTACAAAATTATGTCTTCATCCCACAAGAGTTATGCTGAAAAACTGTGAGCAAAATcatattttatcaccttttcctaTTTATTGTCTTTTTTATTCAGGTTACGACTTCTGTCATGTCCTGCAGTGGTTTGCTGAGCGGGTTGATCGTATCATCCTTTTATTTGATGCCCATAAACTTGATATTTCTGATGAATTCTCAGAAGCAATCAAGGCATTCCGGGGTCAGGATGACAAGATACGGGTGGTGTTGAATAAGGCTGACCAAGTGGACACCCAGCAGTTAATGAGAGTATATGGTGCACTCATGTGGTCCTTGGGCAAAGTAATTAATACTCCAGAGGTATTGCGGGTTTATATTGGTTCTTTTTGGGCCCAGCCCCTGCAAAACACAGAGAACCGAAAATTATTTGAGGCAGAGGCACAAGATCTGTTCCAAGACATTCAGAATCTTCCACAAAAAGCAACAGTGAGAAAGCTGAATGATCTGATCAAGAGGTCACGGCTTGCAAAGGTAAGATGGGGTGTAATATATAGCTACTGACTGATATGGCTGGTTTGCTGACTTGCCATTTTCATCTGCGGCGCAATAATTGGCCCTCTATATGAAGTCACAGAAATGTCATTATGACTATTGTTTAACTTGTCATGTGGGAGAGATAGACATCTAGCATACTAAAGTGTTGATGGTCACTGAATCCATTGTCTTTCTTCCATGGTAGAAATTTTGGGAGgtgttattattttctttctttaaaatatttttctcctgaCGTAAAATacctttatttacatttatatttccttttctgttttcctttttgttctaccATTAGAAAATTATGGCTTTAATGGCACCCAGGaatatctgcattttttaaaaaaaaacaacttttaaggaatttttttattacaataaataattaaatgattATTCCTCTGTGGCCAGAAAATGCCAAACAAGAAATCTGCTCTTTGTAAGTTGCTCTCGCGGTCCTTTCCTCCCTTAGGGCTGTTTTTGCCACTGTTCTGGTGTTTGTCATTGTAATATTGTAACCCAAAAGTGAAAGTGTCTTAATTGCAAGGGAAAGAATAAAAATCAAGTGTCCTCCCTTCTGCAAGTGGACAAACTCATGATTTCTTTTTTGTCCGGAAAGACTGGACCAGACAGAATGCACTATCTAGTAAACAGGACCAACCACATTGCGGTTTCCATTCTTTCGAGGACATTTAGTTCACCATAGAACCTTACCCAAAAacccttttatttgttttattaaggaAAGAAGTCAAATTGCTTAGGCTGCTATGGAAACTTCCTAGGTCAATATAACCAAGAAGCCAGCATTTAAAgcgttttaatttttttctcttctccctctccccccatctTAAGTTGCAGCAGTTATGCAGGACTCAGAAAGTTCATTCCACATTCCTCTCATTCATCGACCTTGGATAACTGTGGATCGGTTTCTCTCTCTAAACCGTCCAGTAAAATTAGGCAAGAAGGCCTGAGAATACATCATCTTGGCTTCTAAGCCAATTTTATGAAACTTTTCCCTGATTGCAGGATCTTCTGTCTGGTGCTGCTTCTTAGCTTCTGGGCTTTAGGTCTTTTGTGAAGAAAAATGGCTCAATAACCTTAATGCTCCCACACATAaaaaatgctggaagtttttTTGCACGCAGCAAAACAAATAAagcaatttatttaatttattttcatttgcttTGATTTGTTCAGGAGCATTTATTACTGCAGGACCTGAAGCAGTATAAATGGAAGGAAATAGACTTGTGTGAACCTTCTGGATCAATTTGatgtacataaaatataaattattttaatattcatttaaaatttattaatttaatttatgtaaaaatagtataaattatTGTAAACATGTATGTAGAAACTTGTATATACAAATATAGGCATTctaattcagttttaatttctttGTCTTGTTTACTTACATCTGGGGTTATGTTTTTCTGTCAGTATCAGGTATAAACTGCTTGACGATATTGGATATTGTGGTACAAGCAGGAGACAGGCAGAAGTGGAATTTGAACTGAAATTTCAATacctttaaagtaaaaaaaaatcccaaagcgAAATTCCAATGGTTTTACAAACCATggtgtaaaaaaaataagatttaccTTTTATAGAGAGGAATTTTAATTATGCTTTGTAATGATATTCAAAGAATGTTGTAGTTTTAGCCTAGTGGTCTTGACTTTTTTCCATTATAATTCTAAATACAGAAGCTGTGACTGTTGCTAATTATGATACACTCTTCTGTTTTTATTCCAGTCACTGTTTCACTCTTTCTCGTAACTGAAACATTCTAGACTCACAAGGGGGAATTATGtagattatatataattatatatttcattAGGAGCTTCCCAGATTTGGTTAGAAGATGGGCGgctacataaatgttttaaataaacaaataactttCATAAAGGTTTTTGAACAGACCCTGTGCTTGtgcaattcctatttaaataattattaaggCCCCTTAAACTTGTACTGACTGCTGCAGGCATTTTCCTGTAATTTTCCTGACCATTAAGAATAGGTGGAAACTCTTTCATCTTGTTTGTTTCAAAATTAGAACAtgatttcattcattttctttgaAAGCATTGGTGCATACGTGTTGCATTTATAAATAGCAATTGCTGTCAATATCAATATGCAAGGTTATCTACATCCAAGTACAGCAGGTATCAATCCTTGGGCATCCACAATGGGGTAAGAAGCTTTTAAAATAGCATGCAGTGGAAAGTCCATTCCAGTTTGGCAAAGGCACAAGATAAACTTTATTGAAACTTGACAGTATACTTTTCAGATTGATGTTCTTGGCTTTATTGCCTTCTTTTAATAGTTCTATCCTTGCCTGGTAACATTTGTAAAATTGCAAACATTGTCTAAACATGGAATCATACCAGTAGTTGTCAAGTAATATATAAGGCATTAGCTAAAAGAGAGAATGGGTTATATgcgtatacaagcacatatattccTAATCTATAATTTCAAACATCATTGATTAATCTGTAATTCTCAACATCCTGCTGAAGTTTCCAAATGTGGTTATCTCAGTAAAAGGTGTTTAGGATAATGATAGAGTTCCTATCTGTCAATAATCGAAAAAGATTATGAAgctagagggagagagaaggaaaaatactTATTTCTGTTACCTTAACAATTCTTTCCTGTTAATTTACACATAGTTTCCTGATGAAGGGATTAAAGGCCTGTTTGTAATTTCAAAACTCAGGTGGTGCTTTTAAGATTCACCCATTTTATTATATAGCATTTAGTTTCTGGAATTGTAGTTCAGATGCACAGAGTAATGAAGTGACCCAAAGAACTGAGCTACAGTTCCTGGAAGCCTCTGCCTTTTAACAGAATGGGtgaatctggggaaaaaaagaaaagaacagcaaCCAGAGTCCTCCTGATTTTTGGCTACAATAGAACAATGCAGCTTTTGTCCTACAGTCCCGAGTTCTGGGATTTGAAGGCAAAGGGTTCCTACCATCTAGGGGATCCCCAAAGCTTTTCCTTGGTTCAGTCCCCCCTTTTTTGGTGGAAGTTAAGCCAACTTCCACCATTTTGAAGAGCATGTATGCTTAATTTATTTACATGAAATATACATAGATGCatgtaaataaatgtgttttcatgtATTAAttgataaatgtaaataaatgaatacataaatgtatttttaaaaactaattactGTTTTTAGGTGCATGCTTACATAATCAGCTATTTGAAAAAGGAAATGCCTTcagtatttggaaaagaaaataaaaagagggaattgatcaacaaattacctgaaattTATCGTCAGCTACAGCAGGAGTATCAGATTTCACCAGGAGATTTTCCTGAAGTCAAGAAAATGCAGGTATTGTATCTGGTATTATAGGTAAATATGCTACCAAACAAAAATTTACCTGTTCAAAGTTGCATACATGATAATAATTCCATCTCTCCACCTAGCCTCAGTTTTAATTCCTCCCAATTGTTTTgggatatatattataattaaaaagaatatttatttttcacatttgtgaactgcccATCTTCCTCAAAGAGGGACTCTGGGTGGTATACAGTAAAATGTCAGAATATATAACAGTATGTAAAAATGAAAACCTTAGAATTAAAATTTCAAAACTCAAATGTTTTTAGAGGTTTGCAAAAATCAGTTGAAAAGGAAAAGGGGCACCAATCCTGCACCACAGCTGCATGAGCCTTTGAGCTCCCCTTGCAAGGCCATAGATAAATAAGTAAGGttagtcacacagtcagccagatgtttagactggatttgtcaGTTTTATCCACTTACCGAGTTTTTCCTATAACCTTGAGAAGAAGATAGTGATGATGGTCATGATGATAacactttattaaaaaaagttcTGTCCTCTCACAGAATTATTCCCATCTAGCTTTGCAATTTGCTTTCAACAATCTTATCTGGTTAGATTGTGTTTCTGGTTGGGATATTTACACTGAAAAACCTTCATGGTCTTCTCAGCATTCAGTGCTACCCTTACTGCCTCAACTACCtatactgctttttttttaaaaaaaaaaattgactgttTTTGCAGGCCAGGGGAGATAAACAGGCCAGGGACTGTTTTTGCAGGCCAGGGGAGATAGAAGCAGTAAAGCAAATGAGCTCTTACGAGAGAAAGCAACATAAGCCACTTGTTAAAAAATGTAATGATACATACCTATTATGATTCTTAAGCAAGCATAGgaaggtgatgatgatgattgtatcttgtcttttaactCAGGATGGCCAACATacctaatttaaaattaatattaattttttaatgtaTCTGATTGCCTGTTTAACAGTTTTGGCTCTAATTTAAGAAAGACTTAAAGTCTTAGATTTGTTGGATGCACTGACAAATAGCTTCAATTCCAGGGTTtatagcagaggtgaaatgctacc
It encodes the following:
- the EHD4 gene encoding EH domain-containing protein 4; protein product: MFSWLKQSGRQKPGENEDVVETVTGGLKELYAKKLLPLEEHYRFHEFHSPALEDADFDNKPMVLLVGQYSTGKTTFIRYLLEQDFPGMRIGPEPTTDSFIAVMYGDTEGSTPGNALVVDPKKPFRKLSRFGNAFLNRFMCAQLPNQVLKSISIIDSPGILSGEKQRISRGYDFCHVLQWFAERVDRIILLFDAHKLDISDEFSEAIKAFRGQDDKIRVVLNKADQVDTQQLMRVYGALMWSLGKVINTPEVLRVYIGSFWAQPLQNTENRKLFEAEAQDLFQDIQNLPQKATVRKLNDLIKRSRLAKVHAYIISYLKKEMPSVFGKENKKRELINKLPEIYRQLQQEYQISPGDFPEVKKMQEQLENYDFTKFHSLKPKLIEAVDNMLANKVAYLMTLITQEERSMPTQKVQGGAFDGTTAGPFDHGYGEGAKEGADEEEWIVAKDKPTYDEIFYTLSPVNGRISGVNAKKDMLTSKLPNSVLGKIWKLADCDNDGMLDEEEFALAKHLIKIKLEGYELPSNLPIHLVPPSHRKNVRGIER